A stretch of the Sulfurospirillum sp. UCH001 genome encodes the following:
- the sucD gene encoding succinate--CoA ligase subunit alpha produces the protein MSILIDKNTKVIVQGFTGKEGSFHAEQCLAYGTKIVGGVTPGKGGTTHLGKPVFNTVREAVLATGATVSMVFVPPAFVGDAVLEAADAGIELSVIITEGSPVRDMQRAKAYAVKKGMKTIGPNCPGIITAEECKIGIMPGAIFKKGNIGLISKSGTLTYEGANQVCNEGFGITTAVGIGGDPIIGLSYLQLLPLFEADPETEAIVMIGEIGGDLEIQAAKFIKEHITKPVVAFIAGQTAPKGKRMGHAGAIVSGSAGTAAEKMEALSKAGVHVVKSPAEIGKKIAEVLKKS, from the coding sequence ATGAGCATATTGATTGACAAAAATACAAAAGTAATCGTTCAAGGTTTTACAGGTAAAGAGGGTAGCTTTCATGCCGAACAATGTTTAGCATATGGTACGAAAATCGTTGGTGGTGTCACACCAGGTAAAGGCGGAACAACGCATCTTGGAAAGCCTGTCTTCAACACTGTTCGTGAAGCTGTCTTGGCAACAGGTGCAACCGTAAGTATGGTTTTTGTTCCACCTGCTTTTGTTGGAGATGCAGTTTTAGAAGCTGCCGATGCTGGCATTGAACTCTCTGTTATTATCACAGAAGGCTCGCCCGTACGTGATATGCAAAGAGCAAAGGCTTATGCAGTTAAAAAAGGCATGAAAACCATTGGACCAAACTGTCCTGGAATTATTACAGCTGAAGAGTGCAAGATCGGTATTATGCCAGGAGCTATTTTCAAAAAAGGTAACATCGGTTTGATTAGTAAATCAGGAACTTTGACCTATGAAGGCGCAAACCAAGTATGCAATGAAGGCTTTGGTATTACCACAGCAGTTGGTATTGGCGGTGACCCTATTATAGGGCTTTCGTATTTACAACTTTTACCTCTTTTTGAAGCAGATCCTGAGACGGAAGCGATTGTTATGATCGGTGAAATCGGTGGCGATCTTGAGATTCAAGCAGCTAAATTTATTAAAGAGCATATTACAAAACCTGTCGTTGCTTTTATTGCAGGTCAGACTGCACCTAAAGGAAAACGTATGGGACATGCAGGTGCTATCGTCAGTGGAAGTGCAGGCACTGCTGCTGAGAAGATGGAAGCACTAAGCAAAGCAGGCGTACATGTTGTTAAATCCCCTGCAGAGATAGGTAAAAAAATAGCAGAGGTTTTAAAGAAATCATAA
- a CDS encoding 4Fe-4S dicluster domain-containing protein, which produces MGLITAPSNTPVWVNVARCKACDICVSMCPAGVLAMVQAPNSTLGSMIEVVVPDACIGCRDCELHCPDFAIYVADKSEFKFAKLSEASKERAEKVKQNKFRKLSA; this is translated from the coding sequence ATGGGTTTAATTACCGCTCCAAGTAATACACCAGTGTGGGTTAACGTCGCTAGGTGTAAAGCTTGTGATATTTGTGTCAGTATGTGTCCAGCAGGTGTTTTGGCAATGGTTCAAGCACCAAACTCGACTTTAGGATCAATGATAGAGGTTGTTGTACCAGATGCCTGTATTGGATGTAGGGATTGTGAATTGCATTGTCCTGATTTTGCTATTTACGTAGCAGACAAAAGTGAATTTAAGTTTGCAAAACTTTCAGAAGCTTCAAAAGAGAGAGCTGAAAAAGTTAAACAAAACAAATTTAGAAAATTAAGTGCATAA
- a CDS encoding 2-oxoglutarate synthase subunit alpha, whose protein sequence is MAREVISSGNALVAKAAVECGCKFFGGYPITPSSEIAEDLSSLLPKNGGKFIQMEDEIGGICVALGASMSGTKSMTASSGPGISLKAEQIGYSFIAEVPLVIVNVMRGGPSTGLPTRVSQADIGQAKYPTHGDFSSISLCPGSLEEAYTETIRAFNIAEKYMTPVFVLLDETLGHMHGKAILPDLADVEKSIVKRAEFTGDPKDYKPYAAAPTEPAVLNPFFKGYHYHVTGLHHGDMGFPTEDGAACEYNIERLTNKIKSKSDDLVKYEEFMLDDAEMCIIAYGSISRGAKEAVMKLRNDGIKAGLFRPITLWPSPVAKLQEIGKKFKKIMVTELNMGQYLEEIQRVMKRDDFATLHKANGRPIAPLEMVAKVKEMM, encoded by the coding sequence ATGGCAAGAGAAGTAATATCAAGCGGTAATGCACTTGTAGCAAAAGCGGCTGTTGAATGTGGCTGTAAATTTTTTGGTGGGTATCCAATCACACCATCGAGTGAAATTGCAGAGGATTTAAGTAGTTTACTTCCAAAAAATGGTGGTAAATTTATTCAAATGGAAGATGAAATTGGTGGTATTTGTGTAGCTTTGGGTGCATCTATGAGCGGAACAAAGTCTATGACTGCTTCATCTGGTCCTGGAATCTCTCTTAAAGCAGAACAAATTGGTTATAGCTTCATCGCTGAAGTCCCATTAGTCATTGTTAACGTTATGCGTGGTGGTCCATCAACTGGTCTTCCAACACGTGTTTCTCAAGCAGATATTGGACAAGCAAAATACCCAACACATGGTGACTTTTCTTCTATCTCACTTTGTCCAGGTAGTTTAGAGGAAGCCTATACTGAAACCATTAGAGCATTCAATATCGCTGAAAAATACATGACTCCTGTTTTTGTTCTTTTAGATGAAACACTCGGTCACATGCATGGTAAAGCAATTCTCCCTGATCTTGCAGACGTAGAGAAAAGTATTGTCAAACGTGCAGAGTTCACAGGCGATCCAAAAGACTATAAACCTTATGCAGCAGCTCCAACAGAACCAGCTGTACTTAACCCTTTCTTCAAAGGCTATCATTATCATGTAACGGGACTTCATCACGGTGACATGGGCTTCCCAACAGAAGATGGTGCAGCATGTGAGTATAACATTGAGCGTTTGACCAACAAAATCAAAAGTAAGTCTGATGATCTAGTCAAATACGAAGAGTTTATGCTTGATGATGCTGAAATGTGCATTATTGCTTATGGAAGTATCAGTAGAGGGGCTAAAGAAGCGGTTATGAAACTAAGAAACGATGGCATCAAAGCGGGTCTATTTAGACCAATTACACTTTGGCCAAGTCCTGTAGCAAAACTCCAAGAAATTGGTAAGAAATTCAAAAAAATCATGGTAACTGAACTTAATATGGGTCAATACCTTGAAGAGATTCAGCGTGTTATGAAACGAGATGATTTTGCGACATTGCACAAAGCTAATGGTCGTCCAATCGCTCCACTTGAAATGGTAGCAAAAGTTAAGGAGATGATGTAA
- a CDS encoding 2-oxoglutarate ferredoxin oxidoreductase subunit beta encodes MAFNYDKYLRVDKMPTLWCWGCGDGVILKSVIRAIDAMGWDMNDVCVVSGIGCSGRFSSYIDCNTVHTTHGRAIAYATGIKLANPDKHVIVVTGDGDGLAIGGNHTIHGCRRNIDLNHILINNFIYGLTNSQTSPTTPQGMWTSTANYGNVDPTFDAAKLADAAGATFVARESVLDPQKLEKMFVAGFSHKGYSFFDVFSNCHINLGRKNKMGEAVQNLAWIENRIVGKKKFDLLSDEERVGKFPTGILKQEEGKLEYCEAYDKVIYAAQNKTTVQL; translated from the coding sequence ATGGCATTTAATTACGATAAATATCTACGTGTAGATAAAATGCCAACCTTATGGTGTTGGGGTTGCGGTGATGGTGTTATTTTAAAATCTGTGATTCGTGCTATCGATGCAATGGGTTGGGATATGAACGATGTATGTGTGGTTTCAGGTATCGGATGTAGTGGACGTTTTAGTTCATACATTGACTGTAACACAGTCCATACAACACATGGTCGTGCCATTGCATACGCAACAGGTATTAAGCTAGCAAACCCAGATAAACACGTCATCGTTGTAACAGGTGATGGTGATGGTTTGGCAATTGGTGGTAACCATACCATTCATGGATGTCGTAGAAACATCGATCTTAACCATATTTTGATTAACAACTTTATCTATGGTTTAACAAATTCTCAAACCAGTCCAACAACACCTCAAGGTATGTGGACATCAACAGCAAATTACGGTAATGTTGATCCAACGTTTGATGCCGCAAAATTGGCTGATGCTGCAGGTGCAACCTTTGTTGCGCGTGAGTCTGTGTTAGATCCACAAAAATTAGAGAAAATGTTTGTAGCAGGTTTCTCACACAAAGGATATTCATTCTTTGATGTATTCTCAAACTGCCATATCAACCTTGGACGTAAAAACAAAATGGGTGAAGCAGTTCAAAACCTTGCATGGATTGAAAATCGTATCGTAGGTAAAAAGAAGTTTGATCTCCTCAGTGATGAAGAGCGCGTAGGTAAATTCCCAACGGGTATCTTGAAGCAAGAAGAGGGCAAACTCGAATATTGTGAAGCGTATGACAAAGTTATCTACGCAGCACAAAATAAAACCACAGTACAGTTATAA
- a CDS encoding 2-oxoacid:acceptor oxidoreductase family protein has product MRRQLRFVGVGGQGVILAGEILAVAKIKEGGYGVKASTYTSQVRGGPTKVDILLDESEILFPYANEGEIEFMIATAQVSFNQFKDGVKPGGIIVVEPNLVKPTEDDRKKWKIIEIPLITIAKEEVGNVITQSVVALSITVEMTKVLPHELVKEVMLSKVPEKVHPENKKAYELGVKYAQEALAKL; this is encoded by the coding sequence ATGAGAAGACAATTACGTTTCGTAGGTGTAGGCGGTCAGGGTGTTATCTTGGCGGGTGAGATTTTAGCGGTTGCAAAGATCAAAGAAGGCGGGTATGGTGTTAAGGCATCAACTTATACCTCTCAAGTTCGTGGAGGGCCTACAAAGGTTGATATTTTGCTCGATGAGAGCGAGATTTTATTTCCTTATGCCAATGAGGGTGAAATTGAGTTTATGATCGCAACAGCGCAAGTAAGCTTCAATCAATTTAAAGATGGCGTAAAACCAGGCGGTATTATCGTTGTTGAGCCAAATCTCGTTAAGCCAACCGAAGATGATCGTAAAAAATGGAAAATCATCGAAATTCCATTGATTACCATTGCAAAAGAAGAGGTTGGTAATGTTATTACTCAGTCGGTTGTAGCACTTTCAATAACTGTTGAGATGACAAAGGTGCTTCCGCATGAACTTGTAAAAGAAGTTATGCTTTCAAAAGTTCCTGAAAAAGTACATCCAGAAAACAAAAAAGCATATGAACTTGGCGTTAAATACGCACAAGAGGCGCTTGCAAAACTCTAA
- the fumC gene encoding class II fumarate hydratase — translation MEYRIEKDTMGEIKVPNDRYWGAQTERSLENFRIGTEKMPKELIRAFALLKRSLAVVNQKLNKLDTKKANAIIQACDEILAGKFDGEFPLAIWQTGSGTQTNMNLNEVIANRATEILGGDFRKEKLIHPNDHVNMSQSSNDTFPTAMHIASVIEIEEQLLPSLEKLKEALELKEKEFAGIIKIGRTHLQDATPLTLGQEFSGYRSMLEHSASHILQALESLRELAIGGTAVGTGLNAHPKLSEFVSEELSKLTGKAFISAPNKFHALTSHDALVFASGANKGLAANLMKIANDIRWLASGPRCGIGELSIPENEPGSSIMPGKVNPTQAEAVTMVACQVFGSDAAIAFGASQGNFELNVFKPVIILNFLQQVRLLADVMESFRIHCVEGIEANSEKIAHNLHNSLMLVTALNPYIGYENAAKVAKLAHKEHLSLKEACVKLSLLSAEEFDRYVIPAEMIHPKE, via the coding sequence ATGGAGTATAGAATTGAAAAAGATACGATGGGTGAGATAAAAGTTCCTAATGATCGTTACTGGGGTGCACAAACAGAACGTAGCCTAGAAAATTTTAGAATAGGCACTGAAAAGATGCCAAAAGAGCTCATTCGTGCATTTGCACTTTTAAAACGCTCTTTGGCTGTCGTCAATCAAAAATTAAACAAACTCGATACCAAAAAAGCAAATGCCATCATACAAGCGTGCGATGAAATTCTAGCAGGAAAATTTGATGGCGAGTTCCCTCTTGCTATCTGGCAGACAGGAAGCGGCACACAGACCAATATGAACCTCAATGAAGTGATCGCCAATCGTGCCACAGAGATATTGGGTGGTGACTTTAGAAAAGAGAAATTAATTCATCCAAATGACCATGTCAATATGTCTCAAAGCTCAAACGATACCTTCCCAACAGCAATGCACATCGCAAGTGTCATTGAAATCGAAGAACAATTGCTTCCTTCATTAGAAAAACTCAAAGAAGCGCTTGAGCTCAAAGAAAAAGAGTTTGCAGGCATCATCAAAATAGGACGTACACACTTACAAGATGCGACACCTCTTACCTTAGGGCAAGAATTTAGTGGGTATCGCAGTATGCTAGAACACTCAGCCTCTCATATCTTGCAAGCCCTGGAGTCTTTACGTGAACTTGCCATTGGTGGAACGGCTGTTGGAACAGGTCTCAATGCGCATCCAAAGCTGAGTGAGTTTGTGAGTGAAGAGCTCAGTAAGCTTACGGGAAAAGCATTTATCTCTGCCCCCAATAAATTTCATGCCCTCACATCGCATGATGCTTTAGTATTTGCCAGTGGCGCAAATAAGGGCTTAGCCGCAAACTTGATGAAAATAGCCAATGACATAAGATGGCTAGCTTCTGGACCAAGATGTGGTATAGGTGAACTTTCGATTCCTGAGAATGAACCGGGTAGCTCCATTATGCCAGGTAAAGTCAATCCAACGCAAGCTGAAGCAGTGACGATGGTTGCGTGTCAAGTGTTTGGCTCGGATGCTGCCATTGCTTTTGGTGCAAGTCAAGGTAATTTTGAACTCAATGTCTTCAAACCTGTCATCATCCTCAACTTTTTGCAACAAGTAAGACTGCTTGCAGATGTGATGGAGTCATTTCGTATTCATTGTGTGGAAGGCATTGAAGCCAATAGCGAGAAGATAGCACATAACCTGCACAACTCGTTGATGCTTGTAACCGCACTCAATCCTTACATCGGTTATGAAAACGCCGCAAAAGTCGCAAAATTAGCGCATAAAGAGCATTTGAGTCTTAAAGAAGCGTGCGTCAAGCTTTCACTTTTAAGTGCTGAAGAGTTTGATCGTTATGTTATTCCTGCTGAGATGATTCATCCTAAAGAGTAA
- a CDS encoding TolC family protein has protein sequence MRHLLLFLLPLCLSAQTYTELLNLLEKNNSYKSAKELESASQSLYLAAQGKNLPSLDATLSAIEFNEIPNMSLHLPSFPATTANVGTRKHLEGALILSYPLFTGFAISASIDKAKLESEQASLKMTNLKRNLAMHVTQLYSTIIAEEKVIEALQSSQSAINQSYKKAKGFYDNGLLAQSELYAIEAKKYDIDAQILHHQNQRQQLLNQLSYILNTKIETVQSTSLKAFDTPELSEVTTIALNEREDLQAMAKTIDVAQSTIELAKSKNYPNIALVGVAKRQGDSLELNGDGYTNADKSYVGISASWNLFNGFSDAHAIDAARAAKMSAFFNLEEYKQQVSLEVENTGLELKTFEAKLQSALLEAKASESYTHLTQGRFDNQLISADELSRAIANLASAKAKVATLQSELFNQSARLWLECGWNVFEKKALLQY, from the coding sequence ATGCGACATTTACTCCTTTTTCTTCTGCCTTTGTGTCTTAGTGCACAAACGTATACCGAGCTTTTGAATTTACTTGAAAAAAATAACAGCTATAAAAGTGCCAAAGAGTTAGAGAGTGCATCCCAGTCACTCTATCTTGCCGCACAAGGTAAGAACCTTCCTTCTCTTGATGCAACGCTCAGTGCTATTGAGTTTAATGAAATTCCCAATATGTCACTGCATCTGCCTTCCTTTCCAGCAACAACAGCAAATGTCGGAACACGTAAACATCTTGAAGGCGCACTTATTTTAAGTTACCCCCTATTTACGGGCTTTGCTATTTCAGCGAGCATCGATAAAGCCAAACTGGAGAGTGAACAAGCTTCTCTAAAAATGACCAATCTCAAACGAAACCTTGCTATGCATGTTACACAGCTTTATAGTACCATCATCGCAGAAGAAAAAGTGATAGAAGCGCTTCAAAGTTCACAATCTGCTATCAATCAATCGTATAAAAAAGCTAAAGGGTTTTATGACAATGGTCTTTTAGCACAAAGCGAACTCTACGCTATTGAGGCAAAAAAATATGACATTGATGCACAAATCCTCCACCACCAAAATCAGAGACAACAACTTCTTAATCAACTCTCTTACATTCTCAATACCAAAATTGAAACCGTACAATCCACCTCACTCAAAGCGTTTGATACTCCAGAGCTGAGTGAAGTAACAACGATAGCACTTAATGAGCGTGAAGATCTACAAGCGATGGCAAAAACCATTGATGTAGCGCAAAGCACTATAGAACTTGCAAAAAGTAAAAATTATCCTAATATTGCCCTTGTAGGCGTTGCCAAACGTCAAGGAGACTCTTTAGAGCTCAATGGCGATGGCTATACCAATGCCGATAAAAGCTATGTAGGCATCAGCGCATCATGGAATCTTTTTAATGGCTTCAGTGATGCTCATGCTATCGATGCCGCAAGAGCTGCTAAAATGTCAGCTTTTTTCAATCTAGAAGAGTATAAACAACAAGTGAGCTTAGAGGTAGAAAATACTGGACTTGAACTCAAAACCTTTGAAGCAAAACTCCAAAGTGCGCTTCTAGAAGCCAAAGCGAGCGAATCCTATACCCATCTCACACAAGGACGCTTCGATAACCAACTTATTAGTGCAGATGAACTCAGCCGTGCCATTGCAAATCTGGCCAGTGCGAAAGCTAAAGTAGCAACATTACAGAGTGAACTTTTTAATCAAAGTGCCCGTTTATGGCTAGAGTGTGGATGGAATGTTTTTGAGAAAAAAGCACTTCTGCAGTATTAA
- a CDS encoding HlyD family secretion protein produces the protein MLEQIKQYRLGVAILALVVIALGLIVNKLSAPTLAANLVQGSGRMDGDLINLNAKYAGRIASLNIEEGQRVSVGQSIAVLSSEEYEAQKAQIEAQITAREQELSAKETELEIASKTIPETLSKAKANLSIKNHQREELNKSIASQTSVLSQDKRDLERMKNLYEQNLIEKRQVEVAALKHQTSSDLLAGLEQKREQMNQLIRVAESELIEATAHQKTLYAMSQGIEALKSSLKALKASKTQIEAVLNEMTLRSSIDGVVVEKIANQGEVIGAGSVVATLLDPNSLYLKIFIDTKQNGNLHVGNDAVIFLDGKPNEAIPAKVIRIEQKAEFTPKEVSVPSDRIQRVFALHIKPLSPQTTLKLGIPAVGVVSMDGKGLPKSLKNVPE, from the coding sequence ATGTTAGAACAAATTAAACAGTATCGTTTAGGTGTGGCTATCTTAGCCTTGGTCGTCATTGCATTAGGACTCATCGTCAATAAACTGAGTGCTCCTACATTAGCCGCCAATCTGGTGCAAGGTTCAGGTCGTATGGATGGCGATTTGATCAATCTTAATGCTAAGTACGCTGGGCGCATTGCATCTTTAAATATAGAAGAAGGGCAGCGTGTATCGGTAGGGCAGAGTATTGCTGTGCTTTCAAGCGAAGAGTATGAGGCACAAAAAGCCCAAATTGAAGCGCAAATCACTGCGAGAGAACAAGAGCTAAGCGCTAAAGAAACGGAGCTAGAGATTGCTTCTAAAACCATTCCTGAAACACTCTCAAAAGCAAAAGCAAATCTTTCCATTAAAAATCATCAGCGTGAAGAATTAAACAAAAGTATTGCTTCACAAACGAGTGTTCTTTCACAAGACAAGCGTGATTTAGAACGTATGAAAAATCTTTATGAGCAAAATCTTATTGAAAAACGACAAGTTGAAGTCGCAGCTTTGAAACATCAAACCAGTAGTGATCTTCTAGCAGGCTTAGAGCAAAAACGTGAGCAGATGAATCAGCTCATTCGTGTTGCTGAAAGTGAATTGATAGAAGCAACTGCTCATCAAAAAACATTGTATGCCATGAGCCAAGGGATTGAAGCGTTAAAGTCCTCTCTTAAAGCTTTAAAAGCTTCAAAAACTCAAATAGAAGCAGTCTTAAATGAGATGACACTGCGCTCATCTATCGATGGAGTAGTCGTGGAAAAAATAGCCAATCAAGGTGAAGTTATAGGGGCTGGAAGTGTTGTTGCGACCTTGCTCGATCCAAACTCACTCTATCTTAAAATTTTCATCGATACCAAGCAAAATGGAAATCTTCATGTGGGGAATGATGCAGTCATCTTTTTAGATGGAAAACCCAATGAAGCCATTCCTGCGAAGGTTATACGTATAGAACAAAAGGCAGAGTTTACTCCTAAAGAGGTCAGTGTGCCCAGTGATCGTATACAGAGAGTTTTTGCTCTGCACATTAAACCACTTTCTCCTCAAACAACCCTAAAACTGGGTATTCCTGCTGTGGGTGTTGTCTCTATGGATGGAAAAGGGTTACCAAAGAGTTTGAAAAACGTTCCAGAATGA
- a CDS encoding ATP-binding cassette domain-containing protein, whose translation MELNVENVRVYHKKSLGIENASLSAKEGEIIGFIGADGAGKSSLIHAIAGVIPFEGNVTFDGVTYHSPKEAEPLKSSIGLMPQGIGLVLYDLLSVDEHLRFFANIHNIKQDAAFEAYKLRLLKMAGLDAFQDRQAGKLSGGMMQKLSLICTLLHRPKLLLLDEPTTGVDPLSRIELWEILDEIRKSEGTISIISTAYMQEAAKMDKILLFDEQEIIAQGTSSELINSVRSMSYIENVQTKESCIHTLHATYCLAPLEAEHIEPSLEALFFVNALQKGRKMPLIEITPKEQTIDLPNIVMEAKGLTKVFGSFVANENVDMTLHKGEILGLLGANGAGKTTFIKMLLGLYPIDGGELTLLGKTIQTQEDRQALKASIGYVSQHFALYNDMSVEENLLYFASMRGIALDVAKSRISRYALELGFDEYLNAMPHELPLGINQRFSLASALLHEPVILFLDEPTSGVDAIARAKFWELLKALKERWEISILITTHYMSEAEFCDRVVLLKQGKKIADHALEEFYAKHPHAKSFEEIFLEYYR comes from the coding sequence ATGGAATTGAATGTTGAAAATGTCAGGGTTTATCATAAAAAAAGCTTGGGAATTGAAAACGCAAGCTTATCTGCAAAAGAGGGCGAAATCATTGGGTTTATCGGTGCAGATGGTGCTGGGAAAAGCTCACTGATTCACGCCATTGCAGGGGTCATCCCTTTTGAAGGTAATGTCACATTCGATGGTGTGACGTATCATTCTCCCAAAGAAGCGGAACCACTCAAATCTTCTATTGGTTTAATGCCTCAAGGTATTGGACTCGTACTTTATGATCTGCTCTCTGTTGATGAACATTTACGTTTTTTTGCCAATATTCACAACATCAAACAAGATGCGGCATTTGAAGCCTATAAACTACGTCTTTTAAAAATGGCGGGTTTAGATGCTTTTCAAGATAGACAAGCAGGTAAACTCAGTGGTGGTATGATGCAAAAGCTCTCACTCATTTGCACCTTATTGCATCGTCCAAAATTGCTTCTTTTGGATGAACCAACCACAGGTGTTGATCCACTGAGCCGCATCGAGCTTTGGGAAATTCTGGATGAAATACGCAAAAGCGAAGGAACCATTTCGATCATCAGTACAGCGTATATGCAAGAAGCCGCAAAGATGGATAAGATCTTGCTCTTTGATGAGCAAGAGATCATCGCACAAGGTACGTCAAGCGAACTTATAAACTCTGTTCGCTCTATGAGTTATATTGAAAATGTTCAAACAAAAGAGTCTTGTATTCATACACTTCATGCAACCTATTGTTTAGCTCCATTAGAAGCTGAACACATTGAGCCAAGCCTTGAAGCACTCTTTTTTGTCAATGCCCTTCAAAAGGGCAGAAAAATGCCACTGATTGAGATAACACCAAAAGAGCAAACGATTGATCTACCTAATATCGTTATGGAAGCAAAGGGGCTTACCAAGGTTTTTGGCAGTTTTGTTGCGAATGAAAATGTCGATATGACACTCCATAAAGGTGAAATTTTAGGCCTATTAGGAGCAAACGGTGCAGGGAAAACGACGTTCATCAAGATGCTTTTAGGGCTTTATCCTATTGATGGGGGAGAACTTACACTGCTTGGAAAAACCATTCAAACGCAAGAAGACCGACAAGCTCTTAAAGCGAGCATTGGTTATGTCAGCCAGCATTTTGCTCTGTATAATGATATGAGTGTAGAGGAGAATTTACTCTATTTTGCCTCTATGCGAGGCATCGCTTTGGATGTTGCAAAAAGTCGCATTTCTCGTTATGCCCTAGAATTGGGCTTTGATGAGTACTTAAATGCTATGCCTCATGAGTTGCCTTTAGGAATCAATCAGCGTTTTTCTTTGGCTTCTGCTTTGTTGCATGAGCCTGTTATTTTATTTTTGGATGAGCCAACCTCGGGCGTAGATGCTATCGCAAGGGCTAAATTTTGGGAACTACTTAAAGCACTGAAAGAGCGCTGGGAAATTTCTATCTTAATTACCACACACTACATGAGCGAAGCAGAGTTTTGTGACCGTGTTGTTCTACTCAAACAGGGGAAAAAGATCGCCGATCATGCCCTTGAAGAGTTTTACGCAAAGCATCCTCATGCAAAAAGCTTTGAGGAGATTTTCTTGGAGTACTACCGATGA
- a CDS encoding ABC transporter permease translates to MKLGVVKAYVLKELTEIIRSRLIIMVYLMPTMVLVLFGYGIRMEVTSARTLIIDNDQSHYSQLLISKFEHSKYFDATIEKRGEEKALDEIHKAKSDILIIIPESFEKRLLHGQSTQIGVFVDAAFPMRGSTMESYVKGVVLDAASEMLERLGGKMPTISINQRTLFNQAMRDEDAIVPGLIGLVLLIAPAILAALLIVKEKEKGTIFNFYASPVSKGEFIAAKLIPVFLLHSINIFILFLWATYLFEVPFRGSFLLYWLTSELYLIISLSIGMIISIITRTQIVAVVLTVIVTIIPGFLYSGILMPISSMVGVSRYEAHIFPVMYYNHILYDVFLVGEGLASSKTELYIFILAFYAFTMLTLGSFLLKKELR, encoded by the coding sequence ATGAAACTAGGTGTTGTTAAGGCGTATGTACTCAAAGAGCTGACAGAAATCATACGATCACGGCTTATCATCATGGTTTATCTCATGCCAACCATGGTACTCGTACTGTTTGGATATGGCATCCGTATGGAAGTTACGAGTGCGCGTACACTTATCATTGACAATGACCAAAGCCACTACTCACAGCTTCTCATCAGTAAATTTGAACACTCCAAATATTTTGATGCAACGATTGAGAAAAGAGGTGAAGAAAAAGCACTGGATGAAATTCATAAAGCAAAAAGTGACATACTCATCATCATCCCTGAGAGCTTTGAAAAACGTCTTTTACATGGGCAAAGTACACAAATCGGCGTGTTTGTGGATGCTGCTTTTCCGATGCGTGGCTCAACCATGGAAAGCTATGTGAAAGGTGTCGTTTTAGATGCTGCAAGTGAGATGTTAGAGCGCTTAGGCGGAAAGATGCCTACTATTAGTATCAATCAGCGAACACTCTTTAATCAAGCTATGCGCGATGAAGATGCCATTGTTCCGGGGCTTATTGGCTTAGTGTTACTCATTGCTCCTGCTATCTTAGCGGCTTTATTGATTGTGAAAGAAAAAGAAAAAGGGACAATTTTTAATTTTTATGCTTCGCCTGTTTCAAAAGGTGAGTTTATCGCCGCAAAACTCATCCCTGTTTTCTTGCTCCATTCTATCAATATTTTCATTTTGTTTTTATGGGCAACCTATCTGTTTGAAGTGCCATTTCGTGGGAGTTTTTTGCTGTATTGGTTGACATCAGAGCTGTATTTGATCATTAGTCTTTCGATTGGTATGATTATCTCCATCATTACACGCACACAAATTGTAGCAGTGGTTTTAACAGTCATTGTTACCATCATCCCAGGGTTTTTATATTCAGGTATTTTGATGCCTATCTCTTCTATGGTTGGTGTTTCACGCTATGAAGCCCATATTTTCCCTGTAATGTACTACAATCATATTCTTTATGATGTTTTTTTAGTCGGAGAAGGGTTAGCATCTTCTAAAACAGAACTTTACATCTTCATCTTGGCGTTTTATGCGTTTACTATGCTCACCCTTGGCAGTTTCTTGCTTAAAAAGGAGCTACGATGA